A portion of the Malania oleifera isolate guangnan ecotype guangnan chromosome 3, ASM2987363v1, whole genome shotgun sequence genome contains these proteins:
- the LOC131150882 gene encoding probable calcium-binding protein CML22 isoform X2, with product MASPLLSGKNPFFAALPSTLFIYLFKFIILLHLLFCECDSSPFWEQGVSSSAAKAMKDSLGGLICCCNSTNKYKRLDAKLQRKMVEVKRGTLKHKNFRSINSIIMRFPLFKEELKNIRGVFEQYDEDSNGTIDCEELKKCLHKLQLHLTEKDIDDLFHSCDMDESEGIQFNEFIVLLCLIYLLVEPSSSHSTSKMGSPQLDATFDTIVEAFLFLDKNGDGMLNKKDMVKALNGASAWEKSPAHITRTRFREMDWDKNGKVSFREFVFAFTKWVGIDIDTDDEIPVRGS from the exons ATGGCATCGCCGCTTTTATCAGGCAAGAATCCATTCTTTGCCGCTTTACCCtcaactttatttatttatttatttaaatttattattttactccATTTGTTGTTCTGCGAGTGCGACTCTTCTCCATTTTGGGAGCAGGGTGTCTCCTCCTCCGCAGCCAAAGCCATGAAGGATTCGCTGG GCGGCTTAATTTGCTGTTGTAATTCAACAAATAAGTATAAGAGGCTGGATGCGAAGCTTCAAAGGAAAATGGTGGAAGTTAAGAGAGGTACACTGAAACATAAAAACTTCAGATCAATTAACAGTATAATCATGAGGTTCCCCCTGTTCAAAGAGGAACTTAAAAACATCAGAGGGGTGTTTGAACAGTATG ATGAAGACAGCAATGGAACTATTGACTGTGAGGAACTAAAGAAATGCTTACACAAACTGCAGCTTCATCTGACAGAGAAGGATATTGATGATCTTTTCCATTCCTGTGACATGGATGAGAGTGAAGGAATTCAATTCAATGAGTTTATTGTTCTTCTGTGCCTCATCTATCTTCTAGTGGAGCCTTCCTCTTCACACAGT acaTCAAAGATGGGTTCTCCACAGCTTGATGCCACATTTGATACTATAGTTGAAGCATTCTTGTTTCTTGATAAAAATGGTGATGGAATGCTGAACAAGAAAGACATGGTCAAGGCATTGAACGGCGCTTCTGCTTGGGAGAAATCACCTGCACATATTACTCGAACTAGATTCA GAGAAATGGACTGGGACAAGAATGGGAAGGTCAGCTTCCGGGAGTTTGTCTTTGCTTTTACCAAGTGGGTTGGGATTGACATAGACACAGATGATGAAATCCCTGTGAGAGGAAGTTAA
- the LOC131150882 gene encoding probable calcium-binding protein CML22 isoform X1: MASPLLSGKNPFFAALPSTLFIYLFKFIILLHLLFCECDSSPFWEQGVSSSAAKAMKDSLGTSPLCCTLKSLSNKLGGLICCCNSTNKYKRLDAKLQRKMVEVKRGTLKHKNFRSINSIIMRFPLFKEELKNIRGVFEQYDEDSNGTIDCEELKKCLHKLQLHLTEKDIDDLFHSCDMDESEGIQFNEFIVLLCLIYLLVEPSSSHSTSKMGSPQLDATFDTIVEAFLFLDKNGDGMLNKKDMVKALNGASAWEKSPAHITRTRFREMDWDKNGKVSFREFVFAFTKWVGIDIDTDDEIPVRGS; this comes from the exons ATGGCATCGCCGCTTTTATCAGGCAAGAATCCATTCTTTGCCGCTTTACCCtcaactttatttatttatttatttaaatttattattttactccATTTGTTGTTCTGCGAGTGCGACTCTTCTCCATTTTGGGAGCAGGGTGTCTCCTCCTCCGCAGCCAAAGCCATGAAGGATTCGCTGG GCACATCTCCTCTATGCTGTACTCTAAAGTCCTTGTCCAACAAATTAGGCGGCTTAATTTGCTGTTGTAATTCAACAAATAAGTATAAGAGGCTGGATGCGAAGCTTCAAAGGAAAATGGTGGAAGTTAAGAGAGGTACACTGAAACATAAAAACTTCAGATCAATTAACAGTATAATCATGAGGTTCCCCCTGTTCAAAGAGGAACTTAAAAACATCAGAGGGGTGTTTGAACAGTATG ATGAAGACAGCAATGGAACTATTGACTGTGAGGAACTAAAGAAATGCTTACACAAACTGCAGCTTCATCTGACAGAGAAGGATATTGATGATCTTTTCCATTCCTGTGACATGGATGAGAGTGAAGGAATTCAATTCAATGAGTTTATTGTTCTTCTGTGCCTCATCTATCTTCTAGTGGAGCCTTCCTCTTCACACAGT acaTCAAAGATGGGTTCTCCACAGCTTGATGCCACATTTGATACTATAGTTGAAGCATTCTTGTTTCTTGATAAAAATGGTGATGGAATGCTGAACAAGAAAGACATGGTCAAGGCATTGAACGGCGCTTCTGCTTGGGAGAAATCACCTGCACATATTACTCGAACTAGATTCA GAGAAATGGACTGGGACAAGAATGGGAAGGTCAGCTTCCGGGAGTTTGTCTTTGCTTTTACCAAGTGGGTTGGGATTGACATAGACACAGATGATGAAATCCCTGTGAGAGGAAGTTAA
- the LOC131150882 gene encoding probable calcium-binding protein CML22 isoform X3, which translates to MLISNFGTSPLCCTLKSLSNKLGGLICCCNSTNKYKRLDAKLQRKMVEVKRGTLKHKNFRSINSIIMRFPLFKEELKNIRGVFEQYDEDSNGTIDCEELKKCLHKLQLHLTEKDIDDLFHSCDMDESEGIQFNEFIVLLCLIYLLVEPSSSHSTSKMGSPQLDATFDTIVEAFLFLDKNGDGMLNKKDMVKALNGASAWEKSPAHITRTRFREMDWDKNGKVSFREFVFAFTKWVGIDIDTDDEIPVRGS; encoded by the exons ATGTTGATTTCCAATTTTG GCACATCTCCTCTATGCTGTACTCTAAAGTCCTTGTCCAACAAATTAGGCGGCTTAATTTGCTGTTGTAATTCAACAAATAAGTATAAGAGGCTGGATGCGAAGCTTCAAAGGAAAATGGTGGAAGTTAAGAGAGGTACACTGAAACATAAAAACTTCAGATCAATTAACAGTATAATCATGAGGTTCCCCCTGTTCAAAGAGGAACTTAAAAACATCAGAGGGGTGTTTGAACAGTATG ATGAAGACAGCAATGGAACTATTGACTGTGAGGAACTAAAGAAATGCTTACACAAACTGCAGCTTCATCTGACAGAGAAGGATATTGATGATCTTTTCCATTCCTGTGACATGGATGAGAGTGAAGGAATTCAATTCAATGAGTTTATTGTTCTTCTGTGCCTCATCTATCTTCTAGTGGAGCCTTCCTCTTCACACAGT acaTCAAAGATGGGTTCTCCACAGCTTGATGCCACATTTGATACTATAGTTGAAGCATTCTTGTTTCTTGATAAAAATGGTGATGGAATGCTGAACAAGAAAGACATGGTCAAGGCATTGAACGGCGCTTCTGCTTGGGAGAAATCACCTGCACATATTACTCGAACTAGATTCA GAGAAATGGACTGGGACAAGAATGGGAAGGTCAGCTTCCGGGAGTTTGTCTTTGCTTTTACCAAGTGGGTTGGGATTGACATAGACACAGATGATGAAATCCCTGTGAGAGGAAGTTAA
- the LOC131150881 gene encoding receptor like protein kinase S.2 — translation MHLNRHLCFILPAELDEVKPYNHPPLPPSSAKKENWPLRARTCRDQILALIRRLLHSYRDSKWISFCRCGKPRKKQHCGVFYDADGAELLDKVGYDNPRIFSFAELYIGSRGFSEDEVLGSGGFGKVYRAVLPSDGTVVAVKCLAERGEQFEKTFAAELVAVAHLRHRNLVRLRGWCVHEDQLLLVYDYMPNRSLDRILFRRPENVQPVLLGWERRRKILGGLAAALHYLHEQLDTQIIHRDVKTSNIMLDVHYNARLGDFGLARWLEHELKCRTETPSMKNPQFRLAETTRIGGTIGYLPPEGFQRRNTATAKSDVFSFGIVVLEVVSGRRAVDLTYPDDQIILLDYIRRLSDEGKLLQVGDSRLPDGSYRLADMEHLIHLGLLCTLHHPQSRPNMKWVVEALSGSVHGKLPALPSFQSHPPYISLSSKTNTSTSNITQSGSLTTVTTSTTTTTSISSNYVTATGKTIYNTAENGSSNVTSSNNSPPRSPTFPVVESPQEISYKEIILATNNFSDSQRVAEVDFGTAYHGVLHNRHILIKRLGMKTCPALRARFSNELQNLGRLRHRNLVQLRGWCTEQGEMLVVYDYSANNLLSHLLFHHDYKNGHSILQWRHRYNIIKSLALAILYLHEEWDEQVIHRNITSSAVVLDPDMNPRLSSFALAEFLTRNEHGHHAVTGGNKSVRGIFGYMSPEYIESGEATPFADIYSFGIVVLEVVTGQMAVDFRRPEVLLVKRIREFERRKKPLEELADWRLNGQYDPKELVRLVKLGMACTCSNPKTRPSMRQIASILDGNDECFMEEGRRKEKMEEWKQRNASSLSLIWSIQALGIQ, via the coding sequence ATGCATCTCAACCGCCACCTCTGCTTCATTTTGCCTGCAGAGCTTGATGAAGTCAAACCATACAATCACCCCCCACTCCCTCCATCATCTGCAAAGAAAGAAAACTGGCCTCTGCGAGCTCGGACCTGCCGGGATCAAATTCTCGCCCTCATCcgccggttactacattcctacCGCGACTCAAAATGGATCAGTTTTTGCAGGTGTGGCAAGCCGCGGAAGAAACAGCACTGTGGTGTGTTCTATGATGCAGACGGGGCAGAACTTTTGGACAAGGTTGGGTATGACAACCCGAGGATCTTTAGCTTTGCAGAGCTTTACATTGGGTCTAGAGGATTTAGCGAGGATGAAGTGCTGGGGAGTGGTGGCTTCGGCAAAGTGTACAGAGCAGTTCTACCCAGCGATGGTACTGTTGTTGCGGTGAAGTGCTTGGCAGAGAGAGGGGAGCAGTTTGAGAAGACTTTCGCTGCGGAGTTGGTTGCAGTGGCCCATCTCCGACACCGGAATCTTGTCCGGCTAAGGGGATGGTGTGTTCATGAAGATCAGTTACTCCTGGTCTATGATTACATGCCTAACCGCAGCCTTGACCGGATTCTTTTCCGAAGACCAGAAAACGTGCAGCCTGTGCTTCTTGGCTGGGAGCGCAGGCGGAAAATACTCGGTGGCTTAGCAGCTGCACTGCATTATCTCCACGAACAACTCGACACTCAGATCATTCACCGGGATGTGAAAACAAGCAACATAATGCTCGACGTCCACTATAATGCCAGGCTTGGAGACTTTGGCCTTGCCCGGTGGCTAGAACATGAACTCAAATGTCGAACTGAGACACCATCAATGAAAAATCCCCAGTTCCGGCTAGCAGAGACTACCAGAATTGGTGGCACAATTGGTTATTTGCCTCCAGAGGGCTTCCAGAGGCGAAACACTGCCACGGCAAAATCTGATGTTTTCAGCTTTGGGATAGTTGTGTTGGAGGTGGTTTCAGGGCGACGAGCAGTAGATCTCACGTACCCAGATGATCAGATAATTTTGCTCGACTACATCAGACGGCTCTCTGATGAGGGGAAGCTTTTACAAGTCGGGGATAGTCGACTGCCCGATGGATCTTACAGGCTTGCAGACATGGAACACTTGATTCATCTTGGACTCCTCTGCACGCTCCACCACCCACAATCACGGCCAAATATGAAGTGGGTTGTAGAAGCACTTTCAGGTAGTGTTCATGGAAAGTTGCCAGCACTTCCGTCTTTCCAGTCCCACCCTCCATACATCTCTTTATCATCCAAAACCAACACCAGCACCAGCAACATAACACAATCTGGGTCTTTGACCACTGTGACCACCAGCACAACTACAACCACATCCATTTCCTCCAATTATGTCACGGCCACAGGTAAAACCATATATAACACTGCAGAAAACGGGAGCAGTAATGTCACCTCATCAAACAATAGTCCCCCTAGATCACCCACTTTCCCCGTAGTGGAATCCCCACAAGAAATTTCCTACAAGGAAATCATTTTGGCCACAAACAACTTCTCAGATTCTCAGAGGGTAGCAGAGGTGGACTTTGGAACCGCCTACCATGGTGTCCTTCACAATCGTCACATCCTGATTAAGAGGCTTGGCATGAAGACATGCCCAGCATTGAGGGCACGATTCTCAAATGAGCTTCAGAACTTAGGACGGCTCCGCCACCGGAACCTCGTACAGCTCCGCGGATGGTGCACTGAGCAAGGAGAGATGCTTGTGGTGTATGATTACTCAGCAAATAACCTTTTAAGTCACCTTCTTTTCCATCATGATTACAAGAATGGTCATTCCATCCTGCAATGGCGTCACAGATACAACATAATCAAATCGCTCGCTTTGGCCATTCTTTATCTACATGAAGAATGGGATGAACAAGTTATCCACAGAAACATTACCTCTTCTGCTGTTGTTCTTGATCCAGATATGAACCCCAGGCTCAGTAGCTTTGCCCTGGCAGAATTTTTAACACGAAATGAACACGGCCATCACGCAGTTACAGGGGGAAACAAATCAGTTCGTGGGATTTTTGGTTACATGTCACCAGAATATATAGAATCTGGCGAAGCAACACCATTTGCTGATATTTACAGCTTTGGCATAGTAGTGCTTGAGGTGGTTACAGGACAGATGGCAGTTGATTTCCGGCGGCCTGAAGTCTTATTGGTAAAAAGGATCCGTGAATTTGAGAGACGGAAAAAACCATTGGAGGAACTGGCAGATTGGAGGTTGAACGGTCAGTATGATCCCAAGGAACTTGTGAGGCTAGTAAAATTAGGAATGGCATGCACATGCTCAAACCCAAAAACAAGACCAAGCATGAGGCAGATTGCAAGCATACTTGATGGAAATGATGAATGTTTCATGGAAGAAGGGCGAAGGAAGGAGAAAATGGAGGAATGgaaacaaagaaatgcttcttctCTGTCACTGATTTGGAGTATCCAAGCTCTAGGTATACAATGA